A genomic window from Paenibacillus sp. FSL K6-0276 includes:
- a CDS encoding MalY/PatB family protein, with product MKYDFERVIDRRNTRSYKWDQSEKLFGEKDIMPLWVADMDFESPPAVKEAILRRAEQGVYGYSVPSDSYKEAITSWFRRRHDWEIKSEWISDSPGIVTSLSLSVELFTEPGDEVILQSPVYYPFYDVIKMNDRKVAKNPLVIRNGRFEMDYEQLEGLMKGGAKLLLLCSPHNPGGRVWEREELLKLGELCLRYGVTVISDEIHCDLALPGYEHIPFASLSEEIANITLTTLAATKTFNLPGIQSSFIVASNPELKLEFDQKMKTLSLHMASFFAQGAVEAAYNDGEEWLDELVEYVSGNVDYTISYLSEHLPQVQVMQPQGTYLLWVDCRGLNLDIDGLKQLMYKEAKVAFNEGSVFGTEGQGHLRINLACPRSILVEALERFCRAAVDYTAK from the coding sequence TTGAAGTATGATTTCGAGCGCGTAATTGACCGCCGTAATACACGTTCTTACAAGTGGGACCAGTCCGAGAAGTTGTTTGGTGAGAAGGATATTATGCCACTTTGGGTGGCAGACATGGATTTTGAAAGTCCACCCGCAGTGAAGGAAGCGATTCTGCGCCGCGCAGAACAAGGGGTTTACGGTTACAGTGTGCCTAGTGACTCTTATAAAGAAGCTATCACGTCATGGTTCAGAAGACGGCATGATTGGGAAATTAAATCGGAATGGATTTCGGATTCTCCCGGAATTGTAACTTCTTTAAGTCTTTCCGTTGAGCTGTTTACCGAGCCAGGAGACGAGGTTATTTTACAGTCGCCAGTCTATTATCCTTTCTATGATGTAATCAAAATGAATGATCGGAAGGTCGCCAAGAATCCGCTTGTGATCCGTAATGGACGCTTCGAGATGGATTATGAGCAATTGGAAGGGCTGATGAAAGGTGGAGCAAAGCTGTTGCTCTTATGCAGTCCGCATAATCCGGGTGGTAGAGTATGGGAAAGAGAGGAACTGCTGAAGCTTGGTGAACTCTGTCTACGTTACGGAGTGACAGTAATCTCTGATGAGATTCATTGTGATTTGGCGCTTCCGGGCTATGAGCATATCCCTTTTGCATCCTTATCTGAGGAAATCGCGAATATTACACTAACTACACTTGCCGCGACCAAAACCTTCAATCTCCCGGGGATTCAATCTTCCTTTATCGTGGCTTCGAATCCGGAATTGAAACTTGAATTTGATCAAAAAATGAAAACTCTGAGTTTACATATGGCTAGCTTCTTCGCCCAAGGTGCAGTAGAAGCTGCCTATAATGATGGAGAAGAATGGTTGGATGAACTTGTAGAGTACGTTTCAGGCAATGTGGACTATACGATTAGCTATCTGTCGGAGCATTTACCACAGGTCCAAGTGATGCAACCACAAGGCACATACCTGCTATGGGTAGATTGCCGCGGGCTGAATCTGGATATAGATGGACTTAAACAGTTGATGTACAAGGAGGCTAAAGTCGCTTTTAATGAAGGCTCTGTCTTTGGAACTGAGGGACAAGGTCATCTGCGGATCAATCTAGCTTGTCCTAGATCTATTCTAGTTGAAGCGTTAGAACGCTTTTGCCGAGCAGCCGTAGATTATACAGCGAAATAA